In the Oryza glaberrima chromosome 6, OglaRS2, whole genome shotgun sequence genome, one interval contains:
- the LOC127776598 gene encoding putative F-box/LRR-repeat protein At3g59230 isoform X7, whose product MRGSMFNFTSICRVPAPLQLMENTMAAKRSWMEHHRVLSDDSSFHMEDLPEQQPQLMENVAVAKRSRLEQHRTLSDNSFRVEDLPEEIQSLLLSLLSLKEAASTSIVSRNWRKLWTRYPNLCFDGSKDGPADMDSVKIERMKFIDTVNSIIQQHSGIGLNKFSIRCNLLKDDSDILDRWIRFATASKAKIIDMNLCTNRNNKGPTKHLYDFPLEAFGDQDIPFIQCLFLNNVSIKPHSDIGFTKLRSLHLHCVQIIGDLSGLLFNCSSLEDLEVFACLGVTALNIPHQLNKLRHLLICNMRIQMLEFHVPGLSHFEYKGTMIPIMLHGCSKLQKATLNFHQTWLEEDNNKVLGHVFHGIPSVSAVEVLNILVDICTKQSVWSSQVHTLTARPTIMFMNLKHLTYEILIFTKDPNSHSGVLQLAQYLAFAPQLETLELHMLYHSTHCRCWHEGAGVSYGHIPHHHLKTVYMSGFRCYRAQVELLFAILEMGDELEHVTIDPMTRVPYSPDLMNLGIPEDEICQWANRTSQRFGKAISVVKPP is encoded by the exons ATGCGCGGTTCCATGTTTAATTTCACAAGTATTTGCAGGGTCCCAGCTCCACTT CAGCTTATGGAGAACACGATGGCGGCCAAGCGGAGCTGGATGGAGCACCATCGTGTGCTCAGCGACGACTCCTCCTTTCACATGGAAGACCTCCCAgag cagcagccgcaacTTATGGAGAACGTGGCGGTGGCCAAGCGGAGCAGGCTGGAGCAACACCGCACGCTCAGTGACAACTCCTTCCGTGTGGAGGATCTCCCTGAG GAAATTCAATCTCTTCTATTATCTCTGCTGTCACTGAAAGAGGCTGCTAGTACAAGCATCGTGTCGAGAAACTGGAGAAAACTTTGGACACGGTATCCTAATCTATGCTTTGATGGCAGCAAGGACGGGCCTGCTGATATGGATAGTGTCAAAATAGAAAGAATGAAGTTCATTGATACAGTAAATTCTATTATTCAGCAACACAGTGGAATAGGGCTCAATAAATTCAGTATCAGGTGCAACCTTCTGAAGGACGACTCAGACATTCTTGATAGGTGGATTCGCTTTGCCACTGCATCAAAGGCTAAGATTATAGATATGAACCTGTGCACAAATAGAAATAATAAAGGACCAACCAAACATTTGTATGACTTCCCTCTTGAGGCTTTCGGTGATCAAGATATCCCTTTTATCCAGTGCTTGTTTCTCAACAATGTTTCTATAAAGCCACACTCGGATATTGGCTTTACGAAACTCAGGAGCCTTCATTTGCACTGTGTTCAAATAATTGGAGATCTTTCAGGCTTGCTATTTAATTGCTCCAGTCTTGAGGACTTGGAGGTCTTTGCGTGCTTGGGTGTGACTGCTCTGAATATTCCACACCAACTCAATAAACTTAGGCATTTGCTAATTTGTAATATGCGTATCCAGATGCTGGAGTTTCATGTTCCTGGTCTTTCTCATTTTGAATACAAAGGTACTATGATTCCTATAATGCTTCATGGTTGCTCAAAATTACAGAAGGCAACCCTGAATTTTCACCAGACATGGCTTGAAGAAGATAATAATAAAGTATTGGGCCATGTATTCCATGGAATTCCCAGTGTTTCGGCAGTTGAGGTGCTCAATATACTTGTTGATATTTGCACAAAGCAATCGGTCTGGTCCTCACAG GTGCATACGTTGACAGCAAGACCAACAATCATGTTTATGAATTTGAAGCATCTGACTTATGAGATACTTATTTTTACTAAAGATCCAAACAGCCACAGTGGAGTTCTTCAGCTGGCTCAGTATTTAGCTTTTGCACCGCAGCTGGAGACTCTAGAATTGCAT ATGTTGTATCATTCGACTCACTGCCGCTGCTGGCATGAGGGTGCGGGAGTCTCCTACGGACATATTCCCCATCATCACCTCAAGACGGTCTACATGAGTGGGTTCAGGTGCTACCGGGCTCAGGTCGAGCTGCTGTTTGCCATTCTTGAAATGGGTGATGAGCTTGAGCATGTGACCATTGATCCAATGACGAGAGTACCGTATAGCCCTGATTTGATGAATTTAGGCATACCTGAGGACGAGATATGTCAATGGGCGAACCGTACCTCACAACGGTTTGGTAAAGCAATCTCTGTTGTAAAACCTCCCTAG
- the LOC127776598 gene encoding putative F-box/LRR-repeat protein At3g59230 isoform X3 encodes MPPPLPARWGISGQGARSAKFSLLRSLYRSLVAYGDKVPAPLQLMENTMAAKRSWMEHHRVLSDDSSFHMEDLPEQQPQLMENVAVAKRSRLEQHRTLSDNSFRVEDLPEEIQSLLLSLLSLKEAASTSIVSRNWRKLWTRYPNLCFDGSKDGPADMDSVKIERMKFIDTVNSIIQQHSGIGLNKFSIRCNLLKDDSDILDRWIRFATASKAKIIDMNLCTNRNNKGPTKHLYDFPLEAFGDQDIPFIQCLFLNNVSIKPHSDIGFTKLRSLHLHCVQIIGDLSGLLFNCSSLEDLEVFACLGVTALNIPHQLNKLRHLLICNMRIQMLEFHVPGLSHFEYKGTMIPIMLHGCSKLQKATLNFHQTWLEEDNNKVLGHVFHGIPSVSAVEVLNILVDICTKQSVWSSQVHTLTARPTIMFMNLKHLTYEILIFTKDPNSHSGVLQLAQYLAFAPQLETLELHMLYHSTHCRCWHEGAGVSYGHIPHHHLKTVYMSGFRCYRAQVELLFAILEMGDELEHVTIDPMTRVPYSPDLMNLGIPEDEICQWANRTSQRFGKAISVVKPP; translated from the exons ATGCCACCGCCCCTCCCTGCTCGCTGGGGTATCTCTGGGCAAGGAGCTCGCTCGGCGAAGTTCTCACTGCTCCGGTCTCTCTATCGGAGCCTCGTCGCCTACGGAGACAA GGTCCCAGCTCCACTT CAGCTTATGGAGAACACGATGGCGGCCAAGCGGAGCTGGATGGAGCACCATCGTGTGCTCAGCGACGACTCCTCCTTTCACATGGAAGACCTCCCAgag cagcagccgcaacTTATGGAGAACGTGGCGGTGGCCAAGCGGAGCAGGCTGGAGCAACACCGCACGCTCAGTGACAACTCCTTCCGTGTGGAGGATCTCCCTGAG GAAATTCAATCTCTTCTATTATCTCTGCTGTCACTGAAAGAGGCTGCTAGTACAAGCATCGTGTCGAGAAACTGGAGAAAACTTTGGACACGGTATCCTAATCTATGCTTTGATGGCAGCAAGGACGGGCCTGCTGATATGGATAGTGTCAAAATAGAAAGAATGAAGTTCATTGATACAGTAAATTCTATTATTCAGCAACACAGTGGAATAGGGCTCAATAAATTCAGTATCAGGTGCAACCTTCTGAAGGACGACTCAGACATTCTTGATAGGTGGATTCGCTTTGCCACTGCATCAAAGGCTAAGATTATAGATATGAACCTGTGCACAAATAGAAATAATAAAGGACCAACCAAACATTTGTATGACTTCCCTCTTGAGGCTTTCGGTGATCAAGATATCCCTTTTATCCAGTGCTTGTTTCTCAACAATGTTTCTATAAAGCCACACTCGGATATTGGCTTTACGAAACTCAGGAGCCTTCATTTGCACTGTGTTCAAATAATTGGAGATCTTTCAGGCTTGCTATTTAATTGCTCCAGTCTTGAGGACTTGGAGGTCTTTGCGTGCTTGGGTGTGACTGCTCTGAATATTCCACACCAACTCAATAAACTTAGGCATTTGCTAATTTGTAATATGCGTATCCAGATGCTGGAGTTTCATGTTCCTGGTCTTTCTCATTTTGAATACAAAGGTACTATGATTCCTATAATGCTTCATGGTTGCTCAAAATTACAGAAGGCAACCCTGAATTTTCACCAGACATGGCTTGAAGAAGATAATAATAAAGTATTGGGCCATGTATTCCATGGAATTCCCAGTGTTTCGGCAGTTGAGGTGCTCAATATACTTGTTGATATTTGCACAAAGCAATCGGTCTGGTCCTCACAG GTGCATACGTTGACAGCAAGACCAACAATCATGTTTATGAATTTGAAGCATCTGACTTATGAGATACTTATTTTTACTAAAGATCCAAACAGCCACAGTGGAGTTCTTCAGCTGGCTCAGTATTTAGCTTTTGCACCGCAGCTGGAGACTCTAGAATTGCAT ATGTTGTATCATTCGACTCACTGCCGCTGCTGGCATGAGGGTGCGGGAGTCTCCTACGGACATATTCCCCATCATCACCTCAAGACGGTCTACATGAGTGGGTTCAGGTGCTACCGGGCTCAGGTCGAGCTGCTGTTTGCCATTCTTGAAATGGGTGATGAGCTTGAGCATGTGACCATTGATCCAATGACGAGAGTACCGTATAGCCCTGATTTGATGAATTTAGGCATACCTGAGGACGAGATATGTCAATGGGCGAACCGTACCTCACAACGGTTTGGTAAAGCAATCTCTGTTGTAAAACCTCCCTAG
- the LOC127776598 gene encoding putative F-box/LRR-repeat protein At3g59230 isoform X2, with protein sequence MPPPLPARWGISGQGARSAKFSLLRSLYRSLVAYGDKVPAPLQQLMENTMAAKRSWMEHHRVLSDDSSFHMEDLPEQQPQLMENVAVAKRSRLEQHRTLSDNSFRVEDLPEEIQSLLLSLLSLKEAASTSIVSRNWRKLWTRYPNLCFDGSKDGPADMDSVKIERMKFIDTVNSIIQQHSGIGLNKFSIRCNLLKDDSDILDRWIRFATASKAKIIDMNLCTNRNNKGPTKHLYDFPLEAFGDQDIPFIQCLFLNNVSIKPHSDIGFTKLRSLHLHCVQIIGDLSGLLFNCSSLEDLEVFACLGVTALNIPHQLNKLRHLLICNMRIQMLEFHVPGLSHFEYKGTMIPIMLHGCSKLQKATLNFHQTWLEEDNNKVLGHVFHGIPSVSAVEVLNILVDICTKQSVWSSQVHTLTARPTIMFMNLKHLTYEILIFTKDPNSHSGVLQLAQYLAFAPQLETLELHMLYHSTHCRCWHEGAGVSYGHIPHHHLKTVYMSGFRCYRAQVELLFAILEMGDELEHVTIDPMTRVPYSPDLMNLGIPEDEICQWANRTSQRFGKAISVVKPP encoded by the exons ATGCCACCGCCCCTCCCTGCTCGCTGGGGTATCTCTGGGCAAGGAGCTCGCTCGGCGAAGTTCTCACTGCTCCGGTCTCTCTATCGGAGCCTCGTCGCCTACGGAGACAA GGTCCCAGCTCCACTT CAGCAGCTTATGGAGAACACGATGGCGGCCAAGCGGAGCTGGATGGAGCACCATCGTGTGCTCAGCGACGACTCCTCCTTTCACATGGAAGACCTCCCAgag cagcagccgcaacTTATGGAGAACGTGGCGGTGGCCAAGCGGAGCAGGCTGGAGCAACACCGCACGCTCAGTGACAACTCCTTCCGTGTGGAGGATCTCCCTGAG GAAATTCAATCTCTTCTATTATCTCTGCTGTCACTGAAAGAGGCTGCTAGTACAAGCATCGTGTCGAGAAACTGGAGAAAACTTTGGACACGGTATCCTAATCTATGCTTTGATGGCAGCAAGGACGGGCCTGCTGATATGGATAGTGTCAAAATAGAAAGAATGAAGTTCATTGATACAGTAAATTCTATTATTCAGCAACACAGTGGAATAGGGCTCAATAAATTCAGTATCAGGTGCAACCTTCTGAAGGACGACTCAGACATTCTTGATAGGTGGATTCGCTTTGCCACTGCATCAAAGGCTAAGATTATAGATATGAACCTGTGCACAAATAGAAATAATAAAGGACCAACCAAACATTTGTATGACTTCCCTCTTGAGGCTTTCGGTGATCAAGATATCCCTTTTATCCAGTGCTTGTTTCTCAACAATGTTTCTATAAAGCCACACTCGGATATTGGCTTTACGAAACTCAGGAGCCTTCATTTGCACTGTGTTCAAATAATTGGAGATCTTTCAGGCTTGCTATTTAATTGCTCCAGTCTTGAGGACTTGGAGGTCTTTGCGTGCTTGGGTGTGACTGCTCTGAATATTCCACACCAACTCAATAAACTTAGGCATTTGCTAATTTGTAATATGCGTATCCAGATGCTGGAGTTTCATGTTCCTGGTCTTTCTCATTTTGAATACAAAGGTACTATGATTCCTATAATGCTTCATGGTTGCTCAAAATTACAGAAGGCAACCCTGAATTTTCACCAGACATGGCTTGAAGAAGATAATAATAAAGTATTGGGCCATGTATTCCATGGAATTCCCAGTGTTTCGGCAGTTGAGGTGCTCAATATACTTGTTGATATTTGCACAAAGCAATCGGTCTGGTCCTCACAG GTGCATACGTTGACAGCAAGACCAACAATCATGTTTATGAATTTGAAGCATCTGACTTATGAGATACTTATTTTTACTAAAGATCCAAACAGCCACAGTGGAGTTCTTCAGCTGGCTCAGTATTTAGCTTTTGCACCGCAGCTGGAGACTCTAGAATTGCAT ATGTTGTATCATTCGACTCACTGCCGCTGCTGGCATGAGGGTGCGGGAGTCTCCTACGGACATATTCCCCATCATCACCTCAAGACGGTCTACATGAGTGGGTTCAGGTGCTACCGGGCTCAGGTCGAGCTGCTGTTTGCCATTCTTGAAATGGGTGATGAGCTTGAGCATGTGACCATTGATCCAATGACGAGAGTACCGTATAGCCCTGATTTGATGAATTTAGGCATACCTGAGGACGAGATATGTCAATGGGCGAACCGTACCTCACAACGGTTTGGTAAAGCAATCTCTGTTGTAAAACCTCCCTAG
- the LOC127776598 gene encoding putative F-box/LRR-repeat protein At3g59230 isoform X6, with product MRGSMFNFTSICRVPAPLQQLMENTMAAKRSWMEHHRVLSDDSSFHMEDLPEQQPQLMENVAVAKRSRLEQHRTLSDNSFRVEDLPEEIQSLLLSLLSLKEAASTSIVSRNWRKLWTRYPNLCFDGSKDGPADMDSVKIERMKFIDTVNSIIQQHSGIGLNKFSIRCNLLKDDSDILDRWIRFATASKAKIIDMNLCTNRNNKGPTKHLYDFPLEAFGDQDIPFIQCLFLNNVSIKPHSDIGFTKLRSLHLHCVQIIGDLSGLLFNCSSLEDLEVFACLGVTALNIPHQLNKLRHLLICNMRIQMLEFHVPGLSHFEYKGTMIPIMLHGCSKLQKATLNFHQTWLEEDNNKVLGHVFHGIPSVSAVEVLNILVDICTKQSVWSSQVHTLTARPTIMFMNLKHLTYEILIFTKDPNSHSGVLQLAQYLAFAPQLETLELHMLYHSTHCRCWHEGAGVSYGHIPHHHLKTVYMSGFRCYRAQVELLFAILEMGDELEHVTIDPMTRVPYSPDLMNLGIPEDEICQWANRTSQRFGKAISVVKPP from the exons ATGCGCGGTTCCATGTTTAATTTCACAAGTATTTGCAGGGTCCCAGCTCCACTT CAGCAGCTTATGGAGAACACGATGGCGGCCAAGCGGAGCTGGATGGAGCACCATCGTGTGCTCAGCGACGACTCCTCCTTTCACATGGAAGACCTCCCAgag cagcagccgcaacTTATGGAGAACGTGGCGGTGGCCAAGCGGAGCAGGCTGGAGCAACACCGCACGCTCAGTGACAACTCCTTCCGTGTGGAGGATCTCCCTGAG GAAATTCAATCTCTTCTATTATCTCTGCTGTCACTGAAAGAGGCTGCTAGTACAAGCATCGTGTCGAGAAACTGGAGAAAACTTTGGACACGGTATCCTAATCTATGCTTTGATGGCAGCAAGGACGGGCCTGCTGATATGGATAGTGTCAAAATAGAAAGAATGAAGTTCATTGATACAGTAAATTCTATTATTCAGCAACACAGTGGAATAGGGCTCAATAAATTCAGTATCAGGTGCAACCTTCTGAAGGACGACTCAGACATTCTTGATAGGTGGATTCGCTTTGCCACTGCATCAAAGGCTAAGATTATAGATATGAACCTGTGCACAAATAGAAATAATAAAGGACCAACCAAACATTTGTATGACTTCCCTCTTGAGGCTTTCGGTGATCAAGATATCCCTTTTATCCAGTGCTTGTTTCTCAACAATGTTTCTATAAAGCCACACTCGGATATTGGCTTTACGAAACTCAGGAGCCTTCATTTGCACTGTGTTCAAATAATTGGAGATCTTTCAGGCTTGCTATTTAATTGCTCCAGTCTTGAGGACTTGGAGGTCTTTGCGTGCTTGGGTGTGACTGCTCTGAATATTCCACACCAACTCAATAAACTTAGGCATTTGCTAATTTGTAATATGCGTATCCAGATGCTGGAGTTTCATGTTCCTGGTCTTTCTCATTTTGAATACAAAGGTACTATGATTCCTATAATGCTTCATGGTTGCTCAAAATTACAGAAGGCAACCCTGAATTTTCACCAGACATGGCTTGAAGAAGATAATAATAAAGTATTGGGCCATGTATTCCATGGAATTCCCAGTGTTTCGGCAGTTGAGGTGCTCAATATACTTGTTGATATTTGCACAAAGCAATCGGTCTGGTCCTCACAG GTGCATACGTTGACAGCAAGACCAACAATCATGTTTATGAATTTGAAGCATCTGACTTATGAGATACTTATTTTTACTAAAGATCCAAACAGCCACAGTGGAGTTCTTCAGCTGGCTCAGTATTTAGCTTTTGCACCGCAGCTGGAGACTCTAGAATTGCAT ATGTTGTATCATTCGACTCACTGCCGCTGCTGGCATGAGGGTGCGGGAGTCTCCTACGGACATATTCCCCATCATCACCTCAAGACGGTCTACATGAGTGGGTTCAGGTGCTACCGGGCTCAGGTCGAGCTGCTGTTTGCCATTCTTGAAATGGGTGATGAGCTTGAGCATGTGACCATTGATCCAATGACGAGAGTACCGTATAGCCCTGATTTGATGAATTTAGGCATACCTGAGGACGAGATATGTCAATGGGCGAACCGTACCTCACAACGGTTTGGTAAAGCAATCTCTGTTGTAAAACCTCCCTAG
- the LOC127776598 gene encoding putative F-box/LRR-repeat protein At3g59230 isoform X1, with protein sequence MLGLGFLGKSAEYLARDKDRICPVLFFYLCKTEDYVIPITKRKGFQIHKLLLRNNNIYPVKQQLMENTMAAKRSWMEHHRVLSDDSSFHMEDLPEQQPQLMENVAVAKRSRLEQHRTLSDNSFRVEDLPEEIQSLLLSLLSLKEAASTSIVSRNWRKLWTRYPNLCFDGSKDGPADMDSVKIERMKFIDTVNSIIQQHSGIGLNKFSIRCNLLKDDSDILDRWIRFATASKAKIIDMNLCTNRNNKGPTKHLYDFPLEAFGDQDIPFIQCLFLNNVSIKPHSDIGFTKLRSLHLHCVQIIGDLSGLLFNCSSLEDLEVFACLGVTALNIPHQLNKLRHLLICNMRIQMLEFHVPGLSHFEYKGTMIPIMLHGCSKLQKATLNFHQTWLEEDNNKVLGHVFHGIPSVSAVEVLNILVDICTKQSVWSSQVHTLTARPTIMFMNLKHLTYEILIFTKDPNSHSGVLQLAQYLAFAPQLETLELHMLYHSTHCRCWHEGAGVSYGHIPHHHLKTVYMSGFRCYRAQVELLFAILEMGDELEHVTIDPMTRVPYSPDLMNLGIPEDEICQWANRTSQRFGKAISVVKPP encoded by the exons ATGCTAGGTTTGGGCTTCCTTGGTAAATCTGCTGAATACCTCGCGAGGGACAAAGACAGGATCTgtccagttctttttttttacttgtgcAAGACAGAAGATTATGTAATCCCTATTACAAAACGGAAAGGATTCCAAATACACAAACTACTTCTGCGTAATAACAATATTTATCCAGTCAAG CAGCAGCTTATGGAGAACACGATGGCGGCCAAGCGGAGCTGGATGGAGCACCATCGTGTGCTCAGCGACGACTCCTCCTTTCACATGGAAGACCTCCCAgag cagcagccgcaacTTATGGAGAACGTGGCGGTGGCCAAGCGGAGCAGGCTGGAGCAACACCGCACGCTCAGTGACAACTCCTTCCGTGTGGAGGATCTCCCTGAG GAAATTCAATCTCTTCTATTATCTCTGCTGTCACTGAAAGAGGCTGCTAGTACAAGCATCGTGTCGAGAAACTGGAGAAAACTTTGGACACGGTATCCTAATCTATGCTTTGATGGCAGCAAGGACGGGCCTGCTGATATGGATAGTGTCAAAATAGAAAGAATGAAGTTCATTGATACAGTAAATTCTATTATTCAGCAACACAGTGGAATAGGGCTCAATAAATTCAGTATCAGGTGCAACCTTCTGAAGGACGACTCAGACATTCTTGATAGGTGGATTCGCTTTGCCACTGCATCAAAGGCTAAGATTATAGATATGAACCTGTGCACAAATAGAAATAATAAAGGACCAACCAAACATTTGTATGACTTCCCTCTTGAGGCTTTCGGTGATCAAGATATCCCTTTTATCCAGTGCTTGTTTCTCAACAATGTTTCTATAAAGCCACACTCGGATATTGGCTTTACGAAACTCAGGAGCCTTCATTTGCACTGTGTTCAAATAATTGGAGATCTTTCAGGCTTGCTATTTAATTGCTCCAGTCTTGAGGACTTGGAGGTCTTTGCGTGCTTGGGTGTGACTGCTCTGAATATTCCACACCAACTCAATAAACTTAGGCATTTGCTAATTTGTAATATGCGTATCCAGATGCTGGAGTTTCATGTTCCTGGTCTTTCTCATTTTGAATACAAAGGTACTATGATTCCTATAATGCTTCATGGTTGCTCAAAATTACAGAAGGCAACCCTGAATTTTCACCAGACATGGCTTGAAGAAGATAATAATAAAGTATTGGGCCATGTATTCCATGGAATTCCCAGTGTTTCGGCAGTTGAGGTGCTCAATATACTTGTTGATATTTGCACAAAGCAATCGGTCTGGTCCTCACAG GTGCATACGTTGACAGCAAGACCAACAATCATGTTTATGAATTTGAAGCATCTGACTTATGAGATACTTATTTTTACTAAAGATCCAAACAGCCACAGTGGAGTTCTTCAGCTGGCTCAGTATTTAGCTTTTGCACCGCAGCTGGAGACTCTAGAATTGCAT ATGTTGTATCATTCGACTCACTGCCGCTGCTGGCATGAGGGTGCGGGAGTCTCCTACGGACATATTCCCCATCATCACCTCAAGACGGTCTACATGAGTGGGTTCAGGTGCTACCGGGCTCAGGTCGAGCTGCTGTTTGCCATTCTTGAAATGGGTGATGAGCTTGAGCATGTGACCATTGATCCAATGACGAGAGTACCGTATAGCCCTGATTTGATGAATTTAGGCATACCTGAGGACGAGATATGTCAATGGGCGAACCGTACCTCACAACGGTTTGGTAAAGCAATCTCTGTTGTAAAACCTCCCTAG
- the LOC127776598 gene encoding putative F-box/LRR-repeat protein At3g59230 isoform X12, whose amino-acid sequence MCLPAAAVYGLLMICFVLSHAFLQQQPQLMENVAVAKRSRLEQHRTLSDNSFRVEDLPEEIQSLLLSLLSLKEAASTSIVSRNWRKLWTRYPNLCFDGSKDGPADMDSVKIERMKFIDTVNSIIQQHSGIGLNKFSIRCNLLKDDSDILDRWIRFATASKAKIIDMNLCTNRNNKGPTKHLYDFPLEAFGDQDIPFIQCLFLNNVSIKPHSDIGFTKLRSLHLHCVQIIGDLSGLLFNCSSLEDLEVFACLGVTALNIPHQLNKLRHLLICNMRIQMLEFHVPGLSHFEYKGTMIPIMLHGCSKLQKATLNFHQTWLEEDNNKVLGHVFHGIPSVSAVEVLNILVDICTKQSVWSSQVHTLTARPTIMFMNLKHLTYEILIFTKDPNSHSGVLQLAQYLAFAPQLETLELHMLYHSTHCRCWHEGAGVSYGHIPHHHLKTVYMSGFRCYRAQVELLFAILEMGDELEHVTIDPMTRVPYSPDLMNLGIPEDEICQWANRTSQRFGKAISVVKPP is encoded by the exons ATGTGTCTTCCTGCTGCAGCTGTGTATGGACTACTcatgatttgttttgttttgtcacATGCCTtcttgcagcagcagccgcaacTTATGGAGAACGTGGCGGTGGCCAAGCGGAGCAGGCTGGAGCAACACCGCACGCTCAGTGACAACTCCTTCCGTGTGGAGGATCTCCCTGAG GAAATTCAATCTCTTCTATTATCTCTGCTGTCACTGAAAGAGGCTGCTAGTACAAGCATCGTGTCGAGAAACTGGAGAAAACTTTGGACACGGTATCCTAATCTATGCTTTGATGGCAGCAAGGACGGGCCTGCTGATATGGATAGTGTCAAAATAGAAAGAATGAAGTTCATTGATACAGTAAATTCTATTATTCAGCAACACAGTGGAATAGGGCTCAATAAATTCAGTATCAGGTGCAACCTTCTGAAGGACGACTCAGACATTCTTGATAGGTGGATTCGCTTTGCCACTGCATCAAAGGCTAAGATTATAGATATGAACCTGTGCACAAATAGAAATAATAAAGGACCAACCAAACATTTGTATGACTTCCCTCTTGAGGCTTTCGGTGATCAAGATATCCCTTTTATCCAGTGCTTGTTTCTCAACAATGTTTCTATAAAGCCACACTCGGATATTGGCTTTACGAAACTCAGGAGCCTTCATTTGCACTGTGTTCAAATAATTGGAGATCTTTCAGGCTTGCTATTTAATTGCTCCAGTCTTGAGGACTTGGAGGTCTTTGCGTGCTTGGGTGTGACTGCTCTGAATATTCCACACCAACTCAATAAACTTAGGCATTTGCTAATTTGTAATATGCGTATCCAGATGCTGGAGTTTCATGTTCCTGGTCTTTCTCATTTTGAATACAAAGGTACTATGATTCCTATAATGCTTCATGGTTGCTCAAAATTACAGAAGGCAACCCTGAATTTTCACCAGACATGGCTTGAAGAAGATAATAATAAAGTATTGGGCCATGTATTCCATGGAATTCCCAGTGTTTCGGCAGTTGAGGTGCTCAATATACTTGTTGATATTTGCACAAAGCAATCGGTCTGGTCCTCACAG GTGCATACGTTGACAGCAAGACCAACAATCATGTTTATGAATTTGAAGCATCTGACTTATGAGATACTTATTTTTACTAAAGATCCAAACAGCCACAGTGGAGTTCTTCAGCTGGCTCAGTATTTAGCTTTTGCACCGCAGCTGGAGACTCTAGAATTGCAT ATGTTGTATCATTCGACTCACTGCCGCTGCTGGCATGAGGGTGCGGGAGTCTCCTACGGACATATTCCCCATCATCACCTCAAGACGGTCTACATGAGTGGGTTCAGGTGCTACCGGGCTCAGGTCGAGCTGCTGTTTGCCATTCTTGAAATGGGTGATGAGCTTGAGCATGTGACCATTGATCCAATGACGAGAGTACCGTATAGCCCTGATTTGATGAATTTAGGCATACCTGAGGACGAGATATGTCAATGGGCGAACCGTACCTCACAACGGTTTGGTAAAGCAATCTCTGTTGTAAAACCTCCCTAG